A region of Myxococcus stipitatus DSM 14675 DNA encodes the following proteins:
- the lnt gene encoding apolipoprotein N-acyltransferase, producing MEVSPSGAGSARVVGAACALAATTAALWAFSLLQAPWTSLGWVALVPWLASVDQVRTSRGALVLGGVLSATFTAVVFSWFPRALHSYSGAPVWLCWTMLLLTAPVFQLQFPVTALARHLARRAVGTKVAWLPPVASVLVFVGVEWLAPKPFADTLGQGLVYSERLRQGADLAGAPGLTLALLLVNECLLAAVVAFRTRGSVLALRRLVAAAGIVSALVGYGAVRLHEVRAATRAEPLLVVGAVQANITNYEKLKAERGAYEVVRLVLDTHYALSDGLLREAPLDVLVWPETVYPTPFGVPKSEAGAELDAEISGYVSARAVPLIFGSYDVEGGREFNAAMFLSPSAREGGAPERAVYRKSKLFPLTEWVPEALDSEHLRAWLPWTGRWSPGPGPRTVVLRRGDGRLLRVAPLICYDSIFPSYVAEEVRQDADLLLTLSNDSWFSGTRGPGLHLTHAIFRSIETRRPQVRVTNSGVSALIDASGGILTDIGDDQRGTRVMRVPSATVRPSLALQWGNWLGPVALLLAVLLLGGAALGGRGTRL from the coding sequence GTGGAGGTCTCGCCCTCGGGCGCGGGCTCGGCGCGTGTCGTCGGCGCGGCGTGTGCCCTGGCCGCCACCACCGCGGCGCTGTGGGCGTTCTCGCTGCTCCAGGCGCCGTGGACGTCGTTGGGCTGGGTGGCGTTGGTGCCCTGGCTCGCGTCGGTGGACCAGGTGCGGACGTCGCGTGGAGCGCTGGTGCTCGGGGGCGTGCTCAGCGCCACGTTCACCGCGGTCGTCTTCTCGTGGTTCCCCAGGGCCCTGCACTCCTATTCGGGAGCGCCCGTCTGGCTGTGCTGGACGATGCTGCTGCTCACCGCGCCCGTGTTCCAGCTCCAGTTCCCCGTCACCGCGCTCGCGAGACATCTGGCGCGGCGCGCGGTGGGGACGAAGGTGGCGTGGCTTCCTCCCGTGGCGAGTGTGCTGGTGTTCGTCGGTGTGGAGTGGCTTGCGCCCAAGCCCTTCGCGGACACGCTGGGCCAGGGGCTCGTGTACTCGGAGCGGCTGCGCCAGGGCGCGGACCTCGCGGGGGCTCCGGGGCTCACGCTCGCGCTGCTGCTCGTCAATGAGTGTCTGCTCGCGGCGGTGGTGGCGTTCCGCACGCGGGGGAGTGTGCTCGCGCTGCGTCGGTTGGTGGCCGCGGCGGGCATCGTCTCGGCGTTGGTGGGCTATGGCGCCGTCCGCCTTCACGAGGTGCGCGCGGCGACGCGGGCGGAGCCGCTGCTGGTGGTGGGCGCGGTGCAGGCCAACATCACGAACTACGAGAAGCTCAAGGCGGAGCGGGGCGCTTACGAGGTGGTGCGGCTGGTGCTCGACACGCACTACGCCCTGTCGGATGGGCTGCTGCGCGAGGCTCCGCTGGACGTGCTCGTCTGGCCCGAGACGGTGTACCCGACGCCCTTCGGGGTGCCGAAGAGCGAGGCGGGCGCGGAGCTCGACGCGGAGATCTCGGGCTATGTCTCCGCTCGCGCCGTGCCGCTCATCTTCGGCTCCTACGACGTGGAGGGCGGGCGTGAGTTCAATGCCGCCATGTTCCTGTCCCCCTCGGCGAGGGAGGGTGGGGCGCCCGAGCGCGCGGTGTATCGCAAGTCCAAGCTCTTCCCGCTGACGGAGTGGGTGCCGGAGGCCCTCGACTCGGAGCACCTTCGCGCGTGGCTTCCCTGGACGGGGCGATGGTCGCCCGGGCCCGGGCCGCGGACGGTGGTGCTGCGGCGGGGGGATGGCCGGCTGCTCCGCGTCGCTCCGCTCATCTGCTACGACTCCATCTTCCCTTCGTACGTCGCGGAGGAGGTCCGGCAGGACGCGGACCTGTTGCTCACGCTGTCGAATGACTCGTGGTTCTCCGGCACGCGGGGGCCCGGGCTGCATCTCACCCACGCCATCTTCCGCAGCATCGAGACGCGCCGGCCGCAGGTGCGCGTGACGAACTCCGGTGTCTCCGCGCTCATCGATGCGTCTGGAGGGATTCTCACCGACATCGGGGATGACCAGCGGGGGACTCGGGTCATGCGGGTGCCGTCGGCGACGGTGCGTCCCTCGCTGGCCCTGCAGTGGGGCAACTGGCTGGGGCCGGTGGCGCTGCTGCTGGCGGTGCTCCTCCTGGGCGGCGCGGCGCTGGGCGGACGAGGCACCAGGCTCTAG
- a CDS encoding putative metal-binding motif-containing protein → MSCWRRLVVMGACLLWGCTVPSLDDVRAGGRGFSVEVNYTPTFKSGCIKVQAQDEVNAENVSAPAVIAGDVLGSMTPPMRLGVLHQWSEPPYDVSIAERGMERWSPLIKVVITAFEHDCGGKVVDQAELVVDVSGEGRKPSQSMVLVTPDADGDGYVARGEGGKGGTDCADTGPNAEKRFPGNPEVCDEVDNNCDSQVDEGFAQKGSPCSEDVCQGTFVCNPVSKTVMCSARPPRLYYPDADRDGDGDLHAAATKVCEGAPIPQGFVESLHSDCDEADPSTFGAAQELCDAVDNNCSGGADEGLSCRGSLKRVSDYHLSSVAQSWKTVATGESGYPVWVAGAGGKLAVRKAPGQKFESFSFGDPSGAPPDGSPAPHSTHCGNHDWTVSWVSSKGWVFLGGTEGWLALHTGDPALDCSSRTTPPRVVGQPSPHITGMVGFEEGDRLVIYLSDAGGRYMKWEVGGSPPVVVLVDDSGASAAYGLHGLREHFQYMGGGGAPGGQGIWAVSDDPAPGAIHCSMEPGTSTGAVRAVWMGADNSVCAVGDGGVAWRRHPAAVLVWTRAPPSPGGSANFSSVVMRYDKAQPLNPVNEQCYVVDSDGSGQLRRWTPFGWAKDVPLPATANVPLRDLAMNPTGSDFWLVGDQGRVFHYPEP, encoded by the coding sequence ATGAGCTGCTGGAGAAGGCTGGTCGTCATGGGCGCCTGCCTGCTGTGGGGTTGCACAGTCCCGAGCCTCGATGACGTGCGGGCGGGGGGCCGGGGCTTCTCTGTCGAGGTCAACTACACGCCGACCTTCAAGTCGGGCTGCATCAAGGTCCAAGCCCAGGATGAGGTCAACGCGGAGAATGTCAGCGCACCGGCGGTCATTGCTGGCGACGTGCTCGGGAGCATGACGCCACCGATGAGGCTGGGCGTCCTTCACCAGTGGAGTGAGCCTCCCTACGATGTGAGCATCGCCGAGCGAGGAATGGAGCGGTGGAGCCCACTAATCAAGGTGGTGATCACCGCCTTCGAGCATGACTGTGGCGGCAAGGTGGTTGACCAGGCGGAGCTGGTCGTCGACGTGTCAGGTGAGGGGCGCAAGCCTTCGCAGTCGATGGTCCTCGTCACGCCGGATGCGGACGGGGATGGGTATGTCGCCAGGGGAGAGGGGGGCAAGGGCGGTACAGACTGTGCTGACACGGGCCCGAATGCGGAGAAGCGGTTCCCGGGCAATCCCGAGGTGTGTGACGAGGTCGACAACAACTGCGACTCGCAGGTGGATGAGGGCTTCGCGCAGAAGGGCTCGCCCTGTAGCGAAGATGTCTGTCAGGGGACGTTCGTCTGCAATCCTGTCTCAAAGACAGTGATGTGCAGCGCGCGGCCTCCGAGGCTGTACTACCCGGATGCGGATAGGGACGGAGATGGGGACTTGCATGCGGCAGCGACCAAGGTCTGCGAGGGGGCTCCGATTCCGCAGGGCTTCGTGGAGAGCTTGCACTCGGATTGTGATGAAGCAGACCCCTCGACGTTTGGCGCCGCGCAGGAGCTGTGTGACGCCGTGGACAACAATTGTTCCGGGGGGGCGGATGAGGGCTTGTCGTGTAGAGGCTCCCTGAAACGAGTGTCGGACTATCACCTGTCTTCCGTGGCTCAATCCTGGAAGACGGTGGCGACCGGCGAGAGTGGCTACCCCGTGTGGGTCGCAGGGGCAGGTGGGAAGCTGGCCGTGCGGAAGGCGCCTGGGCAGAAGTTCGAGAGCTTCAGCTTTGGAGACCCCTCGGGTGCGCCTCCGGATGGGAGCCCCGCGCCGCACTCAACCCATTGCGGCAATCACGATTGGACCGTCTCCTGGGTGAGTTCAAAAGGATGGGTGTTCCTCGGCGGTACAGAGGGGTGGCTTGCGCTTCATACCGGTGACCCCGCGCTGGACTGCTCGTCGCGGACCACACCCCCTCGAGTCGTCGGGCAACCCTCCCCCCACATCACTGGGATGGTGGGATTCGAGGAGGGGGACCGGTTGGTCATCTATCTTTCAGATGCGGGGGGCCGGTACATGAAGTGGGAGGTGGGCGGCAGTCCTCCGGTTGTCGTGTTGGTCGATGACTCGGGAGCCTCTGCTGCTTACGGTCTCCATGGCCTCCGTGAACATTTTCAGTACATGGGCGGAGGGGGGGCTCCGGGTGGGCAGGGGATTTGGGCTGTATCTGATGACCCAGCGCCTGGTGCCATCCATTGCTCGATGGAGCCTGGAACCTCGACTGGAGCTGTGCGGGCTGTGTGGATGGGGGCGGACAACAGCGTGTGCGCGGTGGGCGATGGAGGGGTGGCGTGGCGGCGGCATCCCGCAGCTGTTCTGGTGTGGACGAGGGCGCCTCCGTCTCCCGGAGGTTCCGCCAACTTCAGCAGCGTCGTCATGAGGTATGACAAAGCCCAGCCCCTGAATCCTGTGAACGAGCAGTGCTACGTGGTGGACTCCGATGGGAGCGGACAGCTGCGGAGGTGGACGCCGTTTGGCTGGGCCAAGGATGTGCCTTTGCCCGCGACAGCGAACGTGCCGCTGCGGGACCTCGCGATGAACCCCACGGGAAGCGACTTCTGGCTCGTCGGAGACCAGGGCCGCGTCTTCCATTACCCGGAGCCGTGA
- a CDS encoding SGNH/GDSL hydrolase family protein has product MASTINQNTSWTIDRSTSTTKYRVVAYGDSIYAGYNGGIGSVARRAAPVVQGEYLAKVWNTDMEVIRRTKSGARADDIYNNKIVSERSYMQAANTRVVMFEMCGNDYLQARSAFTDQTGTCNYSGLEAALAACTTYTERAMQAINQYATSAKVKIVSNIYYPGFDADNVQTACRDAGTGATINKQVKFLPLLARSNWRTCSLAEKYGFKCADSFAEMMAADYDSNSDGKVDSEALRYVSGETEDAYVARITGALRGTLRDANTHFVNASTSYDYIQSDNTHPTYFGTTIGVNIFSGSGSGTGAPQFTDGQVVNGKNPEWNKSGHERMGWEGTRFNPSAP; this is encoded by the coding sequence ATGGCGAGCACCATCAACCAGAACACGTCGTGGACCATCGACCGGTCCACGTCCACGACGAAGTACCGCGTGGTGGCGTACGGCGACTCCATCTATGCGGGCTACAACGGGGGCATCGGCAGCGTCGCCCGCCGCGCGGCTCCGGTGGTGCAGGGTGAGTACCTGGCGAAGGTCTGGAACACGGACATGGAGGTCATCCGCCGCACGAAGTCCGGTGCGCGCGCGGACGACATCTACAACAACAAGATTGTCTCCGAGCGCTCGTACATGCAGGCGGCCAACACGCGCGTCGTGATGTTCGAGATGTGCGGCAATGACTATCTGCAGGCCCGCAGCGCGTTCACCGACCAGACGGGGACCTGTAACTACAGCGGGCTGGAGGCGGCGCTGGCGGCCTGTACCACGTACACGGAGAGGGCCATGCAGGCCATCAACCAGTACGCCACGTCCGCCAAGGTCAAGATTGTCTCCAACATCTACTACCCCGGCTTCGACGCGGACAACGTCCAGACGGCCTGCAGGGATGCCGGGACGGGCGCCACCATCAACAAGCAGGTGAAGTTCCTCCCCCTGCTGGCGCGCAGCAACTGGCGCACGTGCAGCCTGGCGGAGAAGTACGGCTTCAAGTGCGCGGACTCGTTCGCGGAGATGATGGCCGCCGACTACGACTCCAACAGCGACGGCAAGGTGGACTCCGAGGCCCTGCGCTACGTCTCCGGTGAGACCGAGGACGCGTACGTGGCCCGCATCACCGGCGCCCTGCGCGGCACGCTGCGCGACGCGAACACGCACTTCGTCAACGCCAGCACCAGCTACGACTACATCCAGTCGGACAACACCCACCCGACGTACTTCGGCACCACCATCGGCGTGAACATCTTCTCGGGCTCGGGCTCCGGCACGGGCGCGCCCCAGTTCACCGATGGCCAGGTCGTCAACGGGAAGAACCCCGAGTGGAACAAGTCCGGCCACGAGCGCATGGGCTGGGAAGGCACGCGCTTCAACCCCTCCGCGCCGTGA
- a CDS encoding putative metal-binding motif-containing protein, with the protein MRHILLLALSLCVVACSKSKDVANVSFAINFSPSFKQGCIVVRVQDAANASNSAEKTFSGADLAGKTPLKVGYIQRENWGTELKVTVVAHERACDGNVVVAQSEFVVNMAGDGRKPLQSVSLVTPDEDDDGYVAKEAGGTDCADTGPNAAARSPAKSEVCDEIDNDCDEAVDEGFTVTTIYRDADGDGAGAGAALQRCLPATGYATQGGDCDDGNKDIAPGKPEICDNVDNNCVGGVDEGHDKNWYKDLDGDGWLGQASLVVQCAQPDGYAHLPASERFDCNDNNKDTAPGKPELCDNEDNDCDDVVDDGVLNKGDPCNNMSCTGTYVCNLTTKLAECNAAAPRMFYRDADGDGDASSTAPQREVCAGETDPVGYVMSPRTDCDDADPSTKPGAPELCDAIDNNCVGGPDEGLTCNGTLKQVPDFHLRSTNRSWKTVSTGPNGYPVWIAGSGGTWCGGRPRGRSSRASAMGIQRVPTRMTEAPRPMPVTAAITTGWRPGWIHKGEWFWAGRMGCSLFITELRR; encoded by the coding sequence ATGCGTCACATCCTCCTATTAGCGCTCTCCCTGTGTGTCGTTGCCTGTTCGAAGTCCAAGGACGTGGCGAACGTCTCCTTCGCAATCAACTTCTCGCCGAGTTTCAAGCAAGGCTGCATTGTGGTTCGCGTCCAGGATGCAGCCAACGCGAGCAACTCCGCGGAGAAGACCTTCTCGGGTGCTGACTTGGCAGGGAAGACTCCGCTGAAGGTGGGCTACATCCAAAGGGAGAATTGGGGCACTGAGTTGAAGGTGACCGTTGTCGCGCATGAGCGGGCCTGTGACGGCAATGTTGTGGTGGCTCAGTCGGAGTTCGTCGTCAACATGGCCGGCGATGGGCGTAAGCCACTGCAGTCCGTGTCGCTGGTCACTCCGGATGAGGATGATGACGGGTATGTCGCCAAGGAGGCTGGTGGCACGGATTGCGCGGACACGGGCCCGAATGCGGCCGCAAGGTCCCCCGCGAAGAGCGAGGTGTGCGACGAGATTGACAACGACTGTGACGAAGCCGTGGACGAAGGGTTCACGGTGACGACCATCTACCGGGATGCGGACGGGGATGGGGCGGGAGCCGGGGCTGCACTGCAGCGATGCCTGCCGGCGACTGGGTATGCGACGCAGGGTGGAGATTGCGACGACGGCAACAAGGATATCGCGCCTGGGAAGCCGGAGATTTGCGACAACGTCGACAACAATTGTGTGGGCGGCGTGGACGAGGGCCACGACAAGAACTGGTACAAAGACCTGGATGGGGATGGCTGGTTGGGCCAGGCCAGTCTGGTGGTCCAGTGTGCGCAGCCCGATGGGTATGCGCATCTGCCGGCGAGCGAGAGGTTCGATTGCAATGACAATAATAAAGACACCGCCCCAGGCAAGCCGGAGCTTTGCGACAACGAGGACAATGATTGTGACGATGTCGTGGACGATGGCGTCCTGAACAAGGGTGACCCTTGCAATAACATGAGTTGCACGGGGACGTACGTCTGCAACCTGACGACGAAGCTGGCGGAGTGCAACGCGGCGGCGCCGCGGATGTTCTATCGGGACGCGGACGGAGACGGGGATGCAAGTTCGACTGCGCCTCAGAGGGAAGTCTGTGCGGGAGAGACTGACCCAGTTGGTTACGTGATGAGTCCCCGTACGGATTGCGATGATGCGGACCCATCAACGAAGCCGGGCGCACCAGAGTTGTGCGACGCCATCGACAACAACTGCGTGGGAGGCCCGGACGAGGGCTTGACGTGTAATGGGACGCTCAAGCAAGTGCCCGACTTTCACCTGCGTTCAACGAACCGGAGTTGGAAGACGGTGTCGACAGGGCCGAACGGGTATCCTGTGTGGATTGCGGGAAGCGGGGGGACTTGGTGCGGAGGCAGACCGCGGGGGCGAAGTTCGAGAGCTTCAGCCATGGGGATTCAACGAGTGCCAACACGGATGACGGAAGCCCCAAGGCCTATGCCAGTAACTGCGGCAATCACGACTGGATGGCGTCCTGGGTGGATTCACAAGGGCGAGTGGTTCTGGGCGGGGAGGATGGGGTGTTCGCTCTTCATAACGGAGTTACGACGCTGA
- a CDS encoding putative metal-binding motif-containing protein has translation MSHWERLVVTGLLVLGGCSVPSLEELQADRNFTVEINYTASFKTGCIVMRLQDESNPNNVFEAEPSLTDALKKGPPLKLGVVHKNGWGTRWKVTVKAHELTCDGKVVDEAETFVELSSKGRRDGVSVTLVTPDEDGDGYVAKEAGGTDCDDSGPNAAAKSPAKREVCDFEDNNCDSRVDEGFSVTTIYRDADGDGVGAGEALQRCLPTTGYATQGGDCNDGNKDIAPGKLEVCDNVDNNCVNGVDEGFDKNWYKDLDGDGSLGQASLLVQCAQPDGYARQPASERFDCNDNNRDTAPGKPELCDNEDNDCDDVVDDGVLNKGDPCNNMSCTGTYVCNLTTKVAECNAAAPRMFYRDADGDGDGSSSGPPRGVCAGESDPSGYVMSPHMDCDDADPSTKPGAPELCDAIDNNCVGGPDDGLTCNGTLKQVPDFHLRSTNRSWKTVSTGPNGYPVWIAGSGGVLVRRLSAGAKFESFSHGDSTTANTDDGSPKAYASNCGNHDWMASWVDSQGRVVLGGEDGVFALHNGITTLNCQPSVLPNQPGPGNPNYDITGITGVEVGSDTYVYFTDKGGRLSLWLMGTTQVVLVNPAVDTVRLRGIHALNQNVLLTAGGTVGGTGQRVRAYIGPSGAAGTTQTADASSATVFANAVWMGAANKACAVGDKGSVWRWNGNVTWTRDTAPTQGAEPAVDFSSVSMRYDRGNPSSLVNDQCYMVDVSSSGKLRRWTPHGWAKDVPLPSTATVPLRDIAMNPLGSEFWIVGDDSRVFHFPEP, from the coding sequence ATGAGCCACTGGGAAAGACTGGTCGTCACGGGACTGCTGGTGCTGGGAGGGTGTTCCGTACCGAGCCTGGAGGAACTTCAGGCGGATCGGAACTTCACCGTCGAAATCAACTACACGGCGAGCTTCAAGACGGGTTGCATCGTCATGAGGCTTCAGGACGAATCCAATCCGAACAATGTATTCGAGGCGGAGCCCAGTCTTACGGATGCACTCAAGAAAGGGCCACCCCTGAAGCTGGGGGTTGTCCACAAGAATGGGTGGGGCACGCGGTGGAAGGTGACCGTCAAGGCGCACGAGTTGACCTGTGACGGCAAGGTGGTGGACGAGGCGGAGACGTTCGTTGAGCTGTCGAGCAAGGGGCGAAGGGACGGGGTGTCGGTGACGCTCGTGACTCCGGACGAGGATGGGGATGGGTATGTCGCCAAGGAGGCCGGTGGCACGGACTGCGATGACAGTGGTCCGAATGCAGCCGCGAAGTCCCCCGCGAAGAGGGAGGTGTGCGACTTCGAGGACAACAACTGCGACTCGAGGGTGGACGAAGGGTTCTCGGTGACGACCATCTACCGGGATGCGGATGGGGATGGAGTGGGAGCCGGGGAGGCACTGCAGCGATGCCTGCCGACGACGGGGTATGCGACGCAGGGCGGAGATTGCAACGATGGCAACAAGGACATCGCGCCTGGGAAGCTGGAGGTTTGCGACAACGTCGACAACAACTGCGTGAATGGCGTGGACGAGGGCTTCGACAAGAACTGGTACAAAGACCTGGATGGGGATGGCTCGTTGGGCCAGGCCAGTCTGTTGGTCCAGTGTGCGCAGCCCGATGGGTATGCGCGTCAGCCGGCGAGCGAGAGGTTCGACTGCAATGACAACAATAGAGACACCGCCCCAGGGAAGCCGGAGCTTTGCGACAATGAGGACAATGATTGTGACGATGTCGTGGACGATGGCGTCCTGAACAAGGGTGACCCTTGCAATAACATGAGTTGCACGGGGACGTATGTCTGCAACCTGACGACGAAGGTGGCGGAGTGCAACGCGGCGGCGCCGAGGATGTTCTATCGGGACGCGGACGGCGATGGGGATGGCAGTTCGAGTGGGCCGCCGAGGGGAGTCTGCGCGGGCGAGAGCGACCCGTCCGGGTACGTGATGAGTCCGCATATGGATTGCGATGATGCGGACCCGTCAACGAAGCCGGGCGCACCAGAGTTGTGCGACGCCATCGACAACAACTGCGTGGGAGGCCCGGACGATGGCTTGACGTGTAATGGGACGCTCAAGCAAGTGCCCGACTTTCACCTGCGTTCAACGAACCGGAGTTGGAAGACAGTGTCGACAGGGCCGAACGGGTATCCTGTGTGGATTGCGGGAAGCGGGGGGGTCTTGGTGCGGAGGCTGAGCGCGGGGGCGAAGTTCGAGAGCTTCAGCCATGGAGATTCGACGACTGCCAACACGGATGACGGAAGCCCCAAGGCCTATGCCAGTAACTGCGGCAATCACGACTGGATGGCGTCCTGGGTGGATTCACAAGGGCGAGTGGTTCTGGGCGGGGAGGACGGGGTGTTCGCTCTTCATAACGGAATTACGACGCTGAATTGTCAGCCGTCCGTTCTTCCCAACCAGCCGGGTCCCGGGAACCCTAACTACGACATCACAGGGATTACGGGAGTCGAGGTAGGGAGTGATACGTACGTCTATTTCACCGACAAGGGGGGGCGACTCTCTCTCTGGCTCATGGGAACGACCCAAGTCGTGTTGGTCAATCCTGCCGTCGATACAGTGCGCCTCCGAGGCATCCACGCGCTGAACCAGAATGTCCTGCTCACGGCAGGTGGAACGGTGGGGGGAACAGGGCAGCGAGTTCGCGCCTACATCGGGCCTTCAGGTGCAGCCGGTACTACCCAGACTGCCGATGCCAGCAGTGCGACGGTTTTTGCGAATGCAGTGTGGATGGGGGCGGCCAACAAGGCCTGTGCCGTGGGCGACAAGGGGTCGGTCTGGCGTTGGAATGGCAATGTGACCTGGACGCGTGACACGGCCCCAACGCAAGGTGCAGAGCCGGCGGTCGACTTCAGCAGTGTGTCGATGAGATATGACAGGGGCAATCCATCGAGCCTGGTGAATGACCAGTGCTACATGGTGGACGTGAGCTCAAGCGGAAAGTTGAGGCGGTGGACGCCGCATGGCTGGGCCAAGGACGTGCCTCTGCCGTCCACGGCGACCGTCCCGCTGCGAGACATCGCGATGAACCCGCTGGGAAGTGAGTTCTGGATCGTCGGAGACGACAGTCGCGTCTTCCATTTCCCAGAGCCGTGA
- a CDS encoding chloride channel protein, which produces MRWSGSARVLAQWLVLGAVVGVVCGVASAGFLWLLEEATRLRVGQPALVYALPLAGWVLGAVYARWGGPVRGGNNLVLDTVHTGDAQVPLRMAPMVLVGTVLTHLFGGSAGREGTAVQMGGSLADWVAHRFRVGVDLRRELLAAGIAGGFGSVFGTPVAGAVFGLEVVVVGRLGYEALLPALVASVVGDLVTRGLGTHHTVYPVPGALPLTLLVVGKWLVFAVGVAGVAVLFVEGMHRLKAWLERRVPWLPLRMAMGGTAVVLLWLWVGTDAYLGLGVPGILRAFQDPALPVSAFAWKLVFTVVTLGAGFLGGEVTPLFFIGASLGNVLARGLGLPVDLGAAVGMAAMFAAAANTPLALSIMAVELVGAGVLPHVMIVATVAYLLTGHRGIYPAQRIGRGKHGGPLLARWVALREMEEAREKPGPRGSAGPENHGSG; this is translated from the coding sequence GTGCGGTGGTCGGGGAGCGCGCGGGTGTTGGCGCAGTGGTTGGTGTTGGGGGCGGTGGTGGGGGTGGTGTGCGGGGTGGCGTCCGCAGGGTTCCTCTGGCTGCTGGAGGAGGCGACGCGGCTTCGGGTGGGCCAGCCGGCGTTGGTGTACGCGCTGCCCTTGGCGGGGTGGGTGTTGGGGGCGGTGTACGCGAGGTGGGGGGGGCCGGTGCGAGGGGGGAACAACCTGGTGCTGGACACGGTGCACACGGGGGATGCGCAGGTGCCGTTGCGGATGGCGCCGATGGTGTTGGTGGGGACGGTGCTGACGCACCTGTTTGGAGGGAGTGCGGGGCGGGAGGGGACGGCGGTGCAGATGGGAGGGAGCCTGGCGGACTGGGTGGCGCACCGGTTCCGGGTGGGGGTGGATTTGAGGCGGGAGTTGTTGGCGGCGGGAATCGCGGGGGGTTTTGGCTCGGTGTTCGGGACGCCGGTGGCGGGGGCGGTGTTCGGGTTGGAGGTCGTGGTGGTGGGGCGGCTGGGGTACGAGGCGCTGCTGCCGGCGCTGGTGGCGTCGGTGGTGGGGGATTTGGTGACGCGGGGGTTGGGGACTCACCACACGGTGTATCCGGTGCCTGGGGCGTTGCCGTTGACGTTGCTGGTGGTGGGGAAGTGGTTGGTGTTCGCGGTGGGGGTGGCGGGGGTGGCGGTGCTGTTCGTGGAGGGGATGCACCGGCTGAAGGCGTGGTTGGAGCGGCGGGTGCCGTGGTTGCCATTGCGGATGGCGATGGGTGGCACGGCGGTGGTGCTGTTGTGGCTGTGGGTGGGGACGGACGCGTATCTGGGGTTGGGGGTGCCGGGGATATTGCGAGCGTTCCAGGACCCGGCGCTGCCGGTGTCGGCGTTCGCGTGGAAGCTGGTGTTCACGGTGGTGACGTTGGGAGCGGGGTTCCTCGGGGGCGAGGTGACGCCGCTGTTCTTCATTGGCGCGAGCCTGGGGAACGTGCTGGCGCGAGGGCTCGGGTTGCCGGTGGACCTGGGGGCCGCGGTGGGGATGGCGGCGATGTTCGCGGCGGCGGCGAATACACCGCTCGCGTTGTCCATCATGGCGGTGGAGCTGGTGGGCGCGGGGGTGCTCCCGCACGTGATGATCGTGGCGACGGTGGCGTATCTGCTGACGGGGCACCGGGGGATTTATCCGGCGCAACGGATTGGACGCGGCAAGCACGGTGGGCCGCTGCTCGCGCGGTGGGTGGCGCTGAGGGAGATGGAAGAGGCCCGGGAGAAGCCCGGGCCCCGTGGGTCAGCGGGGCCGGAGAATCACGGCTCCGGGTAA